One window of the Anaeromyxobacter dehalogenans 2CP-C genome contains the following:
- a CDS encoding efflux RND transporter permease subunit translates to MIGRLVAWCVDHRKLVVALTVALAIVGAIFSARLKFDAMPDITTNQVLVLTRAPGLTPEEVEKLVTRPIEAALGGVPGMVEQRSLSRYGISSVTAVFDDGADTYRARQVVKERLDTVALPNGVSAPELGPVTGGLGEIFHFTISSNRRTPAELLEMATLRVSPLLRSVPGVVEVNTWGGEQRTLEVRADPVRMAQRGLTLADLRGALEQATGTAAGASVPAGSAQSLLRAVALPKDPTDLAHALVHPEGGNLPPVRLAEVADIRVGAMPRIGAATKNGHGETVYLMAQMLRGDNALEVMDRVHDAMAKVRKALPDDVTVDVVYDRSKLVEGTLHTVFKNLLEGGLLVVAVLFLMLGSFRAGLLVASAIPLSMLGATGAMVLLGIPGNLMSLGAIDFGLVVDGAVVMVEAIFHGVAAATFASADRRGGREKMAAHVREVTRSMATPVFFSVLIILLVYVPVLSLTGVDGKMFRPMALTVVFALLTSLVLSVTFIPAAAALLLRPKDIPGRPPPLVRLLDRLYLPLLDRTLARPKAVAAGAVTLLTLGVALFLSAGSEFVPQLDEGDLVIQTTRAADISLESAVREAGRMEAAVLSQVPEATRVVSRVGSPAVATDIMGLEQADVFVTLKPRSEWRKGLTRDQLIREVELAIGREAPGGDPAFTQPIQMRFNELLGGSVADVTISVYGEDLADLRALAEQVTGVVEQVKGAEDVRIYAPPAVSLLEVRPRPLDVSAAGFTVRDVLDAVTAVRTGVEVGATYDGPLRIPIVLRLGDGASAFTLPSLGLPAPGGALVPLSRVADVSSEVAPSLVSRQDAERRLVVGFNVRSSDLGGVVGAAERAVAAQVRPPAGYRIEWGGSFETLNEAKRRLGVVIPVVLVLIVGVLLAAFRKLKPALVIFMNVPFASVGGMIALWARGMPVSISAAVGFIALSGVAVLNGVVLMNRLVALEAEGRSPAEAAATAARERARPVLMTALVAALGFIPMAIATGVGAEVQRPLATVVAFGLVTSTILTLLVLPALYPWLSRRAEGSSPAEPMHEALAGRG, encoded by the coding sequence GTGATCGGACGCCTGGTGGCGTGGTGCGTGGACCACCGCAAGCTGGTGGTCGCGCTCACGGTGGCCCTGGCGATCGTCGGGGCGATCTTCAGCGCGCGCCTCAAGTTCGACGCGATGCCGGACATCACCACCAACCAGGTGCTGGTGCTGACGCGCGCGCCGGGCCTGACGCCGGAGGAGGTGGAGAAGCTCGTCACCCGGCCCATCGAAGCGGCGCTGGGCGGCGTGCCGGGCATGGTGGAGCAGCGCAGCCTGTCGCGCTACGGCATCTCCTCGGTGACCGCCGTCTTCGACGACGGCGCCGACACCTACCGCGCCCGCCAGGTGGTGAAGGAGCGGCTCGACACGGTGGCGCTGCCGAACGGCGTCTCGGCGCCGGAGCTGGGCCCGGTGACGGGCGGCCTGGGCGAGATCTTCCACTTCACCATCTCCTCCAACCGCCGCACGCCGGCGGAGCTGCTGGAGATGGCGACCCTGCGCGTGTCGCCGCTGCTCCGCAGCGTGCCGGGCGTGGTCGAGGTGAACACCTGGGGCGGCGAGCAGCGCACGCTCGAGGTCCGCGCGGATCCGGTGCGGATGGCGCAGCGCGGGCTCACGCTCGCCGACCTGCGCGGCGCGCTGGAGCAGGCGACGGGCACCGCGGCGGGCGCGAGCGTGCCGGCGGGCTCGGCGCAGTCCCTGCTCCGCGCGGTGGCGCTCCCGAAGGACCCGACCGACCTCGCGCACGCGCTCGTCCACCCGGAGGGCGGCAACCTCCCGCCGGTGCGGCTCGCGGAGGTGGCGGACATCCGCGTGGGCGCGATGCCGCGCATCGGCGCCGCCACCAAGAACGGCCACGGCGAGACCGTCTACCTGATGGCGCAGATGCTCCGCGGCGACAACGCGCTCGAGGTGATGGACCGCGTCCACGACGCGATGGCGAAGGTCCGCAAGGCGCTCCCGGACGACGTGACCGTGGACGTCGTCTACGACCGCTCGAAGCTGGTCGAGGGCACGCTCCACACGGTCTTCAAGAACCTGCTGGAGGGCGGCCTGCTGGTGGTGGCGGTGCTGTTCCTCATGCTGGGCTCGTTCCGCGCGGGCCTGCTGGTGGCCTCGGCCATCCCGCTCTCGATGCTGGGCGCGACGGGCGCCATGGTGCTGCTGGGCATCCCGGGCAACCTGATGAGCCTGGGCGCCATCGACTTCGGCCTGGTGGTGGACGGCGCGGTGGTGATGGTGGAGGCGATCTTCCACGGCGTGGCCGCGGCGACCTTCGCGTCGGCCGACCGGCGCGGCGGGCGCGAGAAGATGGCGGCGCACGTGCGCGAGGTGACGCGCTCGATGGCGACGCCGGTGTTCTTCTCGGTGCTCATCATCCTGCTCGTCTACGTGCCGGTGCTGTCGCTCACCGGCGTGGACGGGAAGATGTTCCGCCCGATGGCGCTGACGGTGGTCTTCGCGCTGCTCACCTCGCTCGTCCTCTCGGTCACCTTCATCCCGGCCGCGGCGGCGCTGCTGCTCCGCCCGAAGGACATCCCGGGCCGCCCGCCGCCGCTGGTGCGGCTCCTCGATCGGCTCTACCTGCCGCTCCTCGACCGCACGCTGGCGCGCCCGAAGGCGGTGGCGGCGGGCGCGGTGACGCTGCTCACGCTGGGCGTGGCGCTGTTCCTGTCCGCGGGCTCGGAGTTCGTGCCGCAGCTCGACGAGGGCGACCTCGTCATCCAGACCACCCGCGCGGCGGACATCTCGCTCGAGTCGGCGGTGCGCGAGGCGGGGCGGATGGAGGCGGCGGTGCTGTCGCAGGTGCCGGAGGCGACGCGGGTCGTCTCGCGCGTGGGCAGCCCGGCGGTCGCGACCGACATCATGGGGCTCGAGCAGGCGGACGTGTTCGTGACGCTGAAGCCGCGCTCGGAGTGGCGGAAGGGCCTCACCCGCGACCAGCTCATCCGCGAGGTGGAGCTCGCCATCGGGCGCGAGGCGCCGGGCGGTGACCCGGCCTTCACGCAGCCCATCCAGATGCGCTTCAACGAGCTGCTGGGCGGCTCGGTGGCCGACGTGACCATCTCGGTGTACGGCGAGGACCTCGCCGACCTCCGCGCGCTCGCCGAGCAGGTGACGGGAGTGGTGGAGCAGGTGAAGGGCGCCGAGGACGTGCGCATCTACGCGCCGCCGGCGGTGTCGCTGCTCGAGGTCCGGCCGCGGCCGCTCGACGTCTCGGCGGCGGGCTTCACGGTGCGCGACGTGCTCGACGCGGTCACGGCGGTCCGCACCGGCGTCGAGGTGGGCGCCACCTACGACGGCCCGCTCCGCATCCCCATCGTGCTGCGGCTGGGCGACGGCGCGAGCGCGTTCACGCTCCCGTCGCTGGGCCTGCCGGCGCCGGGCGGCGCGCTGGTGCCGCTCTCGCGCGTCGCGGACGTGTCGAGCGAGGTCGCGCCGAGCCTGGTCTCGCGCCAGGACGCCGAGCGCCGGCTGGTGGTCGGCTTCAACGTGCGCAGCTCCGACCTGGGCGGCGTGGTGGGCGCGGCCGAGCGCGCGGTCGCGGCGCAGGTGCGCCCGCCGGCCGGCTACCGCATCGAGTGGGGCGGCTCCTTCGAGACCCTGAACGAGGCGAAGCGGCGGCTCGGCGTGGTCATCCCGGTGGTGCTGGTGCTCATCGTGGGCGTGCTGCTGGCGGCGTTCCGGAAGCTGAAGCCGGCGCTCGTCATCTTCATGAACGTCCCGTTCGCCTCGGTGGGCGGGATGATCGCGCTCTGGGCCCGCGGCATGCCGGTGTCGATCTCCGCGGCGGTCGGCTTCATCGCGCTCTCGGGCGTGGCGGTGCTGAACGGCGTGGTGCTCATGAACCGGCTGGTGGCGCTCGAGGCCGAGGGGCGCTCGCCGGCGGAGGCGGCCGCGACCGCGGCCCGCGAGCGCGCCCGGCCGGTGCTGATGACGGCGCTCGTGGCCGCGCTGGGCTTCATCCCCATGGCCATCGCGACGGGGGTGGGCGCCGAGGTGCAGCGCCCGCTCGCCACGGTGGTCGCGTTCGGCCTCGTCACCTCCACCATCCTCACGCTCCTCGTGCTCCCGGCGCTCTATCCTTGGCTCTCGCGCCGGGCCGAGGGATCATCGCCGGCGGAGCCCATGCATGAAGCTCTTGCTGGTCGAGGATGA
- a CDS encoding TolC family protein, translated as MMPSSVLLLSLLVVAGPVPPASPQFHEAPPHRMAPLAPERVYAITFDEALGLAAEAPSVAGAERAVSVKSEGNSKIGLLTSNPSLVLQPGFSTRDANPRLEGEVALTQSFNLAGLSGNRRKAARTEEQQLRDEARAVALSRRLDAAQAWLDMWAAEAAFQLSREELGLAMDLAARTRRAAEAAALTRADAADADAYEAEARLASLSVEGEVTDLGFRLAEMVGRATPLPMTTSGELPMATVPERAAWPALIARAAALPAARAEKLAAEADRARASEARSARGLDLQLGARAQRDSAGNDVLYGIVGFTFPVFERGHREAATFDAAAARRAGEAEDASRRAVTELARAFHEVEHTGEVLDALEKTLVPAAAESARLREAAMRAGDATVVEVLVARRSAASARARELRARAAHAWARAKVAMLVALVPTDGAPPTARPSTSAVPAAPPTLRVSGAQGEGDGQTSADAAARPSTSAVPSAPPTLRVSGSPSPDGRDPEPSQPRSTGVTP; from the coding sequence ATGATGCCCTCCTCGGTCCTTCTCCTCTCGCTCCTGGTCGTCGCCGGCCCGGTCCCCCCGGCCTCGCCGCAGTTCCACGAAGCCCCGCCGCACCGGATGGCCCCGCTCGCGCCGGAGCGGGTCTACGCCATCACCTTCGACGAGGCGCTGGGGCTCGCCGCCGAGGCGCCCTCGGTCGCGGGCGCGGAGCGCGCGGTCTCGGTCAAATCCGAGGGCAATTCGAAGATTGGCCTGCTCACCTCCAACCCCTCACTCGTCCTCCAGCCCGGGTTCTCGACCAGGGACGCGAACCCGCGGCTGGAGGGCGAGGTAGCCCTGACGCAATCCTTCAACCTGGCGGGCCTCTCGGGCAACCGCCGCAAGGCGGCCCGCACCGAGGAGCAGCAGCTCCGCGACGAGGCGCGCGCGGTGGCGCTCTCGCGCCGCCTGGACGCGGCGCAGGCGTGGCTGGACATGTGGGCGGCGGAGGCGGCCTTCCAGCTGTCGCGCGAGGAGCTGGGCCTCGCCATGGATCTGGCGGCCCGCACCCGCCGCGCGGCGGAGGCGGCCGCGCTGACCCGCGCGGACGCGGCGGACGCGGACGCCTACGAGGCGGAGGCGCGGCTGGCGTCGCTCTCGGTCGAGGGCGAGGTGACGGACCTGGGCTTCCGCCTGGCGGAGATGGTGGGCCGGGCGACGCCGCTGCCGATGACGACCTCGGGCGAGCTGCCGATGGCGACGGTCCCGGAGCGCGCGGCGTGGCCGGCGCTCATCGCGCGTGCGGCGGCGCTGCCGGCGGCGCGCGCGGAGAAGCTCGCTGCCGAGGCGGACCGGGCCCGCGCCTCCGAGGCGCGCTCGGCGCGGGGCCTCGATCTCCAGCTGGGCGCGCGCGCGCAGCGCGACTCGGCGGGGAACGACGTCCTCTACGGCATCGTGGGCTTCACCTTCCCGGTGTTCGAGCGGGGCCACCGCGAGGCGGCCACCTTCGACGCGGCGGCGGCCCGCCGCGCGGGCGAGGCGGAGGACGCGTCGCGCCGCGCGGTGACGGAGCTGGCGCGCGCGTTCCACGAGGTGGAGCACACGGGCGAGGTCCTAGACGCGCTGGAGAAGACGCTGGTCCCGGCCGCGGCGGAGAGCGCCCGGCTGCGCGAGGCGGCGATGCGCGCGGGCGACGCGACGGTGGTCGAGGTCCTGGTGGCCCGCCGGAGCGCGGCGTCGGCGCGTGCGCGCGAGCTGCGCGCGCGGGCGGCGCACGCCTGGGCGCGCGCGAAGGTCGCGATGCTGGTGGCGCTGGTGCCGACGGATGGGGCGCCGCCCACCGCTCGCCCTTCGACTTCGGCGGTGCCTGCGGCCCCGCCTACGCTCAGGGTGAGCGGAGCTCAGGGTGAGGGGGACGGTCAGACTTCGGCGGACGCCGCCGCTCGCCCTTCGACTTCGGCGGTGCCTTCGGCCCCGCCTACGCTCAGGGTGAGCGGATCACCTAGCCCGGACGGGCGCGATCCCGAACCTTCGCAACCCCGCAGCACCGGAGTCACGCCGTGA
- a CDS encoding DUF2399 domain-containing protein, with protein sequence MKRAVLRVDPGTTVHVCENPSVVEAAADALGGRCAALVCAEGVPSTAALELLRGLAAGGARLLAHADFDWAGLRIVGQLAAVVGASPWRMGVTDYRAGSAASPSGPILGAVGAASAGWDAELVAAMRENGRAVLEEHVLTALLDELSS encoded by the coding sequence GTGAAGCGCGCGGTACTACGCGTCGATCCCGGCACGACAGTGCACGTTTGCGAAAACCCTTCCGTCGTGGAGGCGGCCGCCGATGCGCTCGGCGGACGGTGCGCTGCGCTCGTCTGCGCCGAGGGAGTCCCCTCGACCGCGGCGCTGGAACTCCTGCGCGGGCTCGCGGCCGGCGGCGCTCGCTTACTCGCGCACGCCGACTTCGATTGGGCCGGGTTGCGGATCGTGGGACAGCTCGCTGCCGTCGTTGGGGCGTCACCGTGGCGGATGGGGGTGACCGACTACCGGGCGGGTTCGGCAGCCTCGCCAAGTGGTCCCATTCTTGGGGCAGTGGGCGCAGCTTCGGCGGGCTGGGACGCCGAGCTCGTTGCAGCAATGCGTGAAAACGGTCGGGCTGTGCTGGAGGAGCATGTCCTCACGGCGCTGCTCGACGAGCTCTCATCGTAG
- a CDS encoding efflux RND transporter periplasmic adaptor subunit — MNRIPRTSLLAAAALVALAACSKEPGPVPAQPSQASPAEPASLKLAKEQQPGAADTTPAAATSARTPWVRARAAEGVSLLEAPATVLPAPEGVAAVTPPFRARITKISVRAGEKVARGQVIAEVVMPEVVQAAGAYAAASTRLEAYQRRKDQLDGLKKEGLVKLSDLLESETKLAEARADQQSALATLRAADLGAADARRILDGSGQVGLRSPISGMVHEVKASIGETREAAGEPIARVAADGETRVEARLAYAPPPTAKFELILPDGTRHPVDLLGRAPVVDPRDGTTAAWFAGRNGGARLPAGLSARLAVKMGEAAAAVPARAVALDGKQAYVVRNVAGKPQRLPVQVLATSGADALVKGIEPGAEVAADAALAGAEERP, encoded by the coding sequence GTGAACCGAATCCCTCGCACGTCCCTCCTCGCCGCCGCGGCGCTCGTCGCGCTGGCGGCCTGCTCGAAGGAGCCGGGCCCGGTGCCGGCACAGCCGTCGCAGGCCTCGCCGGCGGAGCCGGCCTCGCTGAAGCTCGCGAAGGAGCAGCAGCCGGGCGCCGCCGACACGACGCCGGCGGCGGCGACGAGCGCGCGCACGCCGTGGGTCCGCGCCCGCGCGGCGGAGGGCGTCTCGTTGCTGGAGGCCCCGGCGACGGTGCTGCCGGCTCCGGAAGGCGTCGCGGCGGTGACGCCGCCGTTCCGCGCGCGCATCACCAAGATCTCGGTCCGCGCGGGCGAGAAGGTGGCGCGAGGGCAGGTGATCGCCGAGGTGGTGATGCCGGAGGTGGTCCAGGCGGCGGGCGCCTACGCGGCGGCCTCGACGCGCCTCGAGGCCTACCAGCGCCGGAAGGACCAGCTCGACGGCCTCAAGAAGGAGGGCCTGGTGAAGCTCTCCGACCTGCTCGAGTCGGAGACGAAGCTCGCCGAGGCGCGCGCGGACCAGCAGAGCGCGCTCGCGACGCTGCGCGCGGCGGACCTGGGCGCGGCCGATGCGCGGCGCATCCTGGACGGCTCGGGGCAGGTGGGCCTGCGCTCGCCGATCTCGGGCATGGTCCACGAGGTGAAGGCCTCCATCGGCGAGACGCGCGAGGCGGCGGGCGAGCCGATCGCGCGGGTCGCCGCCGACGGCGAGACGCGGGTGGAGGCGCGGCTGGCGTACGCGCCGCCCCCGACGGCGAAGTTCGAGCTCATCCTGCCGGACGGCACGCGCCACCCGGTGGACCTGCTGGGCCGCGCGCCGGTGGTGGATCCGCGCGACGGCACCACGGCGGCCTGGTTCGCGGGCCGGAACGGCGGCGCGCGCCTGCCGGCGGGCCTCTCGGCGCGCCTGGCGGTGAAGATGGGCGAGGCGGCCGCGGCGGTGCCGGCCCGCGCGGTCGCGCTCGACGGCAAGCAGGCCTACGTGGTCCGCAACGTCGCGGGGAAGCCGCAGCGCCTCCCGGTGCAGGTGCTCGCGACGTCGGGCGCGGACGCGCTCGTGAAGGGCATCGAGCCGGGCGCGGAGGTCGCGGCGGACGCGGCGCTGGCCGGCGCGGAGGAGCGGCCGTGA